From Corynebacterium aquatimens:
GCCTTCCGCCTGGTCGCGTTGAACGCACAGCCTTCAACGCAGATCCACACGCACCTCTGCTACTCCGAGTTCGGCCAGATCATCGAGGCCGTCGCCGGCCTGGACGCAGACGTTACCTCCATCGAGGCAGCGCGCTCCAAGATGGAACTGCTGGAAGACATCGATGAGACCTTCCACTCCGAAATCGGCCCGGGCGTGTGGGACATCCACTCCCCGCGCGTGCCCAGCAAGGAAGAGATGGTCGAGCTGATCAAGGCCGCTCTGGAAAACGTGCCGACCGACCGCCTCTGGGTCAACCCGGACTGCGGCCTGAAGACCCGCGGCTACGCCGAGGTCGAGCCGTCGCTGACCAACATGGTCGCCGCCCGCGACGAGGTTGTCTCCGGCCTCTAAAAAACCACCACGAAGCCCCGCTGGCGCTCGACCTAATTGTCCTGCACCGGCGGGGTTTTGCGTTGCCGTTTTCGCCTAGACTGTTCCTATGTCAAACACACCCGCCTTTGATCCCGCGCGTACCATCCTTTCTCCCGCTTACCGTGAGCAGCTCCTCAGCTCGCTCACAAAAGGCCAGGATCAGTACGACCTGATTGTCATCGGTGCCGGCATCACCGGCGCTGGCGTCGCCCTTGACGCCGCCAGCCGTGGTTTAAAAATCCTGGTTGTTGAAGCGCGCGACATTGCTTTTGGCACGTCGCGGTGGTCGTCGAAACTAGCCCACGGCGGGTTGCGGTACCTCGCCACCGGCAGCGCGGGTGTGGCTCGCCGCAGCGCAATCGAACGCGGCAAACTCATGGACACCATCGCCCCCCACCTGGTCCGCGCGCTGCCGCAGGTGGTTCCTCTCACCGAGGCGAACAAAGAAGCCGTGCTGCAACGCCTCGGCTTCGCGGCCGGCGATGCGTTACGCGTCGCTGCCGGGACGTCGTCAAGCGTGCTCCCTCGCTCCCGCGTGATTTCCGCCGAGCGGGTCAAAGAACTCTGCCCCACCGTGCGCAAGGATGTGAAGTGGGGATTCCTTAACTACGACGGCCAGCTTATCGACGACGCCCGCCTCGTCACCGCCGTCATCCGCACCGCCATGGGCTACGGCGCGGACGTCCTCCTCGGCGCGCGTGCTAGCGTCGCCCCGGGCCGCCGCGACGGCGCGAAGGTTGTCACACTCGACATCGACGACCGCACTATCGACGTTCCGACCATCGACGTGGCGGCCGCCGGCGTAGTCAACGCAACCGGCGTCTGGGCCGGCGAGCTTGAAAACAAAGTGACCATCATCCCCAGCCGCGGCACGCACCTGGTGATCGACGCCGAAAAAGTAGGCAACCCCACAGGCGCACTCACCGTCGCCGTGCCGGGATCACCAACTAGGTTTTGTTTCATTCTCCCAGCTCAAATGGGGCATTGCTACCTGGGAATCACCGACGACCTCGCGACAATCGAGGACGAACCTTCCGTCCCCGAAGAAGACATCACGTTCATCCTGGACGTGGTCAACGGCGGCCTTGAGACCAAACTCACCCGCGACGACGTCATCGGCGCCTTCGCCGGCCTACGCCCGCTAGTGAAGTTCGGGGACGGCGAAAGCTCTGCCGAGGAAGAAATCAAAACCTCCGACCTCTCCCGCGACCACCTCATCCTCACCACCGATGGCGTGGTCACGGTTACAGGTGGCAAGCTCACGGAATATCGACTCATGGCGGAGCAAACGGTCGACGCCATGCTTAACGACGAATCCATCTCCACCAACCTCACCTCCCCCGCGTCCGAGTGCCAGACCAAGCGCATTCCCTTGGTCGGTGCATCCTATGAACGCTCCCCGCACGAGGCCTGGGCCTCCACCGGCGCGAACGCGGAAGAACTACCGGAATCCCTGGTTGCCCGCTACGGCGCCGAGGCCCGCAACGTTCTGGCTGCGAGCATCATCCCTAACGGCGCAGACCGCGTCGCGGACCTGGACCTCACGCGCGCCGAGATCTCCTACGCCGTCACCCATGAAGGCGCCCGCAGCGTGGACGACATCCTCGACCGCCGCACCCGCGTTGGTTTCGTCGCCGCCGACCGCGCCGCCGCCGAGCCCGTCGCCCGCGAAGTCTTCGACGCCTTGCCTTGACCCGTTCCAGCCCCGCGCGGGCTCGCCCGGGCCCCGCGCAGGCCCAGCGCGGGCCCCGTCGTTGAGGGCGATACGCGAAATTCTGCTTTGTTGAACTATCACCATAAAGCCGCAAGGCCGTGACCAGGTGTTTTAGAAGCGCTATCGAAAGTTGGATACAAATTTCGCGAATCGGGTCAAGCGCGCCTGGGCCTAAAAAAGGAGACCCACCGGTCCGCCCAGATAAGGAGTTGGGCAGGACCTGAGGGTCTCCGTGGGGAGGTCGTGCGTTAAGACACGGAAATGGAGTTGATCACAACGTCTTCGACTGGGCGGTCCATGCGGCCGGTCTGAACGCCAGCGATTTCATCGACGACCTTCTTCGAGGCCTCATCGGTGACTTCGCCGAAGATGGTGTGGCGGTTGTTCAACCACGGGGTGGCATCGACAGTGATGAAGAACTGGGAGCCGTTGGTGCCTGGGCCGGCGTTGGCCATGGCCAGCAGGTAGGGGCGGTCGAAGGAGAGCTCTGGGTGGAACTCGTCGCCGAACTGGTAACCCGGGCCACCGGTACCGGTGCCGGTCGGGTCACCGCCCTGAATCATGAAGCCCGGGATGATGCGGTGGAAGATTGCGCCGTCGTAGAACGGGCCTTCGCTCGCACCGGAAGCGTTCTTCGTGGAGTAGTCCTTTTCGCCCTTGGCCAGGCCCACGAAGTTGTTCACGGTCTCCGGGGCGTGGTTGCCAAAGAGCTCGATGACGATGTCACCGTGGTTGGTGTGCAGAGTAGCTGTTTGCGTAGAAATGTTGTTAGCCATGCACGCCAGTGTAGCTACTAACGCCACCCCATGGTCATCAGCAGCCCCAGGATGAAGCCGCCGAAGCCGATCGCGTAGTTCCACGGGCCGAGCTCCACCATGAACGGGATGTTCGGGCCCGCCAGGTAGTTGACAACCAGCCACAGCAGGCCAAACAGCATGAGGCCAAACATGATGACCTTGTACCAGACTGGGGTGCCGCCGGTGTTGATTTTCACCGGGGTGCGGGTGGTGCCCGTCGACGTGGTCAGCGGGGTAGAGACCGAGTCTTTGGAGACCTTTGCCTTTGGCATGACGTTTATCGTCCTTTGTGAGTAGTTGTTACTGTGCTGGGACTCTACCAGTTAGGGCAGCAAGTCCCGAACTCCTAATTCCCAAACATCGACGGTGATGTCTTGGTCCTTGCGGATCGTTTCACCGGCGCCCGGTCGGGAACCGGAGATGCGCTCGTGATCGTCCGGCACCAACGTGCTGAATCGCTCACCTTCACGGAGTCTGCCGGACCAGCCTTGGGAACGCAGGGTTTCCTCAGCGCGGGACTTGGTCATTTTCACCAGGTTCGGCATCTTCATCAGGATTCCGTTGGAAACTTGCAGGTTAACCTTCGTTCCCTCGGTGACTTCCTTGCCTTCATCCGCGACGGCGAGGACTTCACCCTTGGGGTTTTCAGAGTCGATTTCGGTGACGGTCGCTTCCAACCCAAGCGAGGACAGGGTCGCGCGGGCCTGATCCACTTTCATGCCGCTTAACGACGGAATACGGATCTTCTCTTTACCCGTCGAAACCTTGATGGAGACCTTGGAGCCCTTCGACAGCTGGGAGCCTGCCACCGGAGTTTGGGAAATGATCTTGCCTTCCTCGACGTTGTCGCTGGAATCGCGCTCAATGTCGTCGTTAAGCGTGAGCCCCGCTTTCTTCAGTAGATCCTTCGCTTCCTGCGGCGTCTTGCCGGTGATGTCAGGGACGTCGGTGATTTCGCGGCCGGACGACACGGTCAGAGTGACTTGCGCGCCGGGCTTGAGCTGCGAGCCGGCGTTGGGGTTGACCGCCATGACCTCGCCGCGCGGCACGTCAGGCGATGGTTTCTCGCTGATGTTGACCTGGAGGCCTAGAGCTTCAATCGATCGAATTGCCTCCTCGCGTGGCTTTCCAATCACGTTGGGGACGGTGACGACGTTATTTTCCACCTCTTCTTCCTTGCCACCGAATTCATTGATGGCGTACAGGCTGCCGCCCACGATCGCCAGCGCAGCGAGTACCGCTAGCAGCCACTTCCATATGGAGCCGTTCTTGCGGTTCTGCGCGAGGCGGTGCTGGGAATAACGCGATTCGCCGCTAGCTAGCGGGGCCTCTTCGTACTCGTCATACTCCGGGTCGTAGGCGCCGAACTCATCGTCGTACTCGTCGCTGTATTCGTAGTAATTGCCGTCTTCGTCGTAGTACCCGTTCTCGTCGTAGTACTCGTCGTAGTCGTCTTGATCGCTTTCCTCGGGCTGCTCGGCTGCGCTCACCACGCGCGTTGAGCTGCCTTCGACAGTGGCAGCAGGAGTAACCACCTGGGTAGTCGGCTCGGACTCAGTAACGTGGTTGCGCGCGGCCTTGGTTACAGCCCCGCGCTCAAGGCGTTGCAGGTCTTCCGACATTTCATCCGCTGATTGGTACCGGTCAGCGGGGTGTTTTGCCATGGCGGTAAGGATCACCGCATCAACGTTCACGGCCTGGGTGTCGGTGAGGTTCAGCTCCCCCATGTGGCTGCTCGGCGGCTCCGCGTCTTCTTGAACGTGCTGGTACGCCACCGCGAAGGGGGTCTCACCAGAAAACGGCGGCGTGCCCGTCACGGCTTCGTACATCACGCAGCCCAACGCGTAGATGTCGCTGCGTGCGTCCGCGTTCTTGCCGCGGGCTTGCTCCGGGGAGAGGTACTGGGCGGTGCCGATCACAGCGGAGGTCTGCGTCATCGCGGCGGTGGAATCATCCAGCGCACGCGCGATACCGAAGTCCATGACCTTCACTTCGCCGGTGTTAGTCACCATGATGTTCGCCGGCTTCACGTCACGGTGAATGATGCCCGCGTCGTGGCTTGCCTGAAGCGCCGCAGTCACCGGGATCATCAACGCCGCGGCTTCCTCCGGGCGCAGCGGACCGTCCTCGCGCACAATGTCGCGCAGGTTACGGCCCTTGATGTGCTCCATCACGATGTAGGGCACGCTAATGCCATCAACTTCCGTGGCCCCTGTGTCGTACACAGCCACGATGTTGGGGTGGTTCAACCGCGCAGAGTTCTGTGCTTCTTTGCGGAAACGCTCGCGGAAGTTCTCGTCGCGGGCCATGTCGACTTTGAGCATCTTCACGGCGACTTCGCGCCCCAGCAGGGTATCCGTGGCGACATAAACGTCCGACATCCCGCCGGTACCAATCATGTCTCCTAGTTGGTAGCGGTCTCCAACGAGAGTCATTTACGCTCCTCCTTGGTCTAAGTTCACTACACCGATCTTTGTACCTATTCCCAATACATCTTCTCTTAACTGGGGGAATGGCATGGCAGGGGGGTCCTGGTTTGGTGTTGGCACCGGCTGGTTGTCCTCGACATCCGGCTGAGGCGCCGGCTGCGTGCGGCGGGGCAATTCCCGCTCGCGTGGCGTCGGCCTTTCTGGCTCCGGCTCACGCACTGAAGGCCTCTCCGGTGGCGTGTAGCGCGGCTGTTCTTCCGGTTCCGGTTCGGGTTCCGGCTCCACCGTCGGCTCTTCCTGCGTCGGTTCGGGGGCCGGGGGCATTTCGCTTGTCGACGACTCCGTACCCGTCCCGCCGAGATACCCCTGCGAGTAGGCGAACACACCGCCGCCGAGCAAGAGCAACGCCAAGACACCAGCACCAATCCACAGGCCAGTGCTGCTTTTCTCTTCCGGGGGTGGCGGTGGCGGTTGGTACGGGCGGCGCTGTTGTGGCGGGCGCTGCTGCGGCGGAAGCTGCTGCGGCGGGCGCTGCTGCTGTGGCGGGCGCTGGCGGGGCAATTCGCCGGTAGCCACGCTGGTGGGCAGGGCCGGCGTCCGCGTCGTCGTTGGGCGTGGGGCGGTGGGGCGCTCGCCGGCCTGGGCTTGGCGGATCGCGCGGAGGAATTCGCTGCCGTTGGCGTAGCGGGTTGCAGGATCTTTGCGCAATCCAATGCCAATTAGTTCGCGCGACGGTGCGGAAATCGCCGTCGACATCGGCGGCGGTGTCTGAGAGACGTGGGCCATCGCGATGGAGACGGAGGACTCGCCGGTGAAAGGGCGGCGTCCGCACAGCATTTCGTAGCCGACGACGGACAGGGAGTACACGTCAGAAGTTGCGGTCACCGGCAGGCCTTGCGCTTGCTCAGGGGAGACGTACTGGGCCGTGCCCACCACCATTCCGGTTTTGGTCAATGGGACGGCCGCGGCTGCTTTGGCAATACCGAAGTCGGTGATTTTGACCTGGCCGTTCTGGGTGATCATGAGGTTACCGGGCTTAATATCCCTGTGGACAAGACCCATCTGGTGGATCACCGCGAGGCCGTTGGAGGCCTGCGCCAGGACGTCGAGCGCCAAGGATTCTGTGAGACGCCCTTCGCGCGCAATCATGTCGGCCAGCGATTCACCGCGGATGTATTCCATGACGATGTAGCACATGGAGAAACCCTCAGTGGTGTCCACTTCGCGGTAGTCGTAGGTGGCAACCACGTTGTCGGATTCAATGCCCTCAGCCGCAATGGCCTCGTTGCGGAAACGGGTGAGAAATTCCTCATGGCCTGTGTATTCAGGGCGTAGGACCTTGATGGCGACTTCCCGGTCGTTGACCTTGTCGTCGGCAAGCCACACCGTGGACATTCCGCCCTGACCCACGACCCACTGGAGCTGATAGTCCGCGCCGATGAGGCGCTGGAGCTCGTGTCGGTTATCGGTGTTCACCGTCGCCTCCCTTCTCTGCGGCGGGCGCGGCGCGCAAGATGGTGCGGCCGATGGGAGAGCAGACCTGACCACCGGTGGCCTTGAGCCCTAGGCCGCCACCATTTTTCACCACCACTGCTACGGCAACGTCCTTGTCAGGGTCGAAGGCCACGTACCAGACGTGCGGTGGAAGCCCCTCGCCGTGCTCGGCGGTGCCGGTCTTCGACGCGAAACCGTTGCCGTCGTAGCCCCAGGTCTGGGACTCGGAGCCGTACATCAGGTCTGTCACTGCTTTGGCTACCTCGGGCTTCAGTGCCTTCGCCGCCTCATTCGGGCGCGTCTGGCGCAAGGTCTTCAAATCCGGGGTGACTACGCGTTTCACAATGTAGGGGCTCATCCGAGTGCCCTCATTAGCCACCGTCGCCGCCATGACCGCAGCTTGCAACGCGGTCATCGTGACATCAGCCTGGCCGATGGCAGACATTGCCGCGCGTGCCGGATCCTGCAGATCGCCCAGCGAACCCGCGGAAGAGTTGATGCCTAAATCGTATTTCTCGCCGACGCCAAACTTCGTCGCGGCTTTCTCAAGCTCCTCCGAGCCGATCTTCTCCTCGATCTCTACGAACGCCGTGTTGCAGGAGTTCACAAACGCGTTGCGTAGTGTCGTCGTTTGGCCGCCGCAGCCTTGGCCGTCATAGTTGGTCAGCTGCTGGTTTGTGCCGGGAAGCGTGATCGACGGCGCGCCGGTCACCGGGGATTCTGCGCGGTAACCGTTGTCTAAAGCGGCGGCGGTGGTGATGATTTTGAAGATTGATCCGGGCGGGAGTTGGTCCTGCGCCGCGACGTTCACCAGCGGTTTTCCGGGATCATTCGTCGTGGCTTCCCACGCCTTCTTGGCCACTTCGTCGTCCGCGCTGGAGATCGCGTTGGGGTCGTAAGAAGGGTTCGACGCCATCGCGAGCACTTCGCCTGACGACGGCCGGATCGCTACCACAGCACCGTTGTAACCGGAGTTGCTCAACTGGTCATAGGCCGTTGCTTGGAGCTGCGGATCAATGGTGAGCTCAACGGAGTTACCTACCCGGGTTTCTTTGCTCGTGCGGAAGAACCGTGAGCTTGCCAGCGAAGATTCCCCGCTGAGTTCTGTATTGAATCCGGCCTCTAGGCCAGCCGTGCCGTAGATGTCCGACATGTAGCCGGTCAAAGGCGCGAAAGACACTGGCATGTTGGGGTAGGAGCGGTGGAAGTTGCCGTTCTCATCCGGGTGGGATTCCGCCAGGATGGTCTCGCCAGAGAAGATGCTGCCGCGGTCCACTTTCTTCGCCTCAAAGTTGTTGCGGCGGTTTTCCGGGTGACCTGCGTATTCATCTTCGTGGAAGACCTGAACCCAGGAGAAGTTAAGCAGCAAGATCAGCGTCAGGAGAAGGGAGCCGATGGCGCCAACGCGTATGGACGAATTCATCGCGCCACCTCCAGCTGCGGCGCCTTGGCCGCCGGATCGTGGTCGATTGGCCGGTTAGCGTTGTTGGAGATGCGCAGCAGCAGACCCAGCAAGATGTAGTTGGCCATGACGGCCGAACCGCCGGCGGACACAAACGGGGTGGTCATACCGGTCATGGGCAGCAACCCGCTGACACCACCGGCGACGAGGAAGACCTGCACCGCAATCGTCAGGGCCAGGCCGGAGGCAACCAACTTGCCGTATGCGTCGCGCACCGTCAGCGCGGTGGCAAACCCGCGGGTGATGAAGATGGCGTAGAGCACTAAC
This genomic window contains:
- a CDS encoding serine/threonine-protein kinase yields the protein MNTDNRHELQRLIGADYQLQWVVGQGGMSTVWLADDKVNDREVAIKVLRPEYTGHEEFLTRFRNEAIAAEGIESDNVVATYDYREVDTTEGFSMCYIVMEYIRGESLADMIAREGRLTESLALDVLAQASNGLAVIHQMGLVHRDIKPGNLMITQNGQVKITDFGIAKAAAAVPLTKTGMVVGTAQYVSPEQAQGLPVTATSDVYSLSVVGYEMLCGRRPFTGESSVSIAMAHVSQTPPPMSTAISAPSRELIGIGLRKDPATRYANGSEFLRAIRQAQAGERPTAPRPTTTRTPALPTSVATGELPRQRPPQQQRPPQQLPPQQRPPQQRRPYQPPPPPPEEKSSTGLWIGAGVLALLLLGGGVFAYSQGYLGGTGTESSTSEMPPAPEPTQEEPTVEPEPEPEPEEQPRYTPPERPSVREPEPERPTPRERELPRRTQPAPQPDVEDNQPVPTPNQDPPAMPFPQLREDVLGIGTKIGVVNLDQGGA
- a CDS encoding peptidylprolyl isomerase, producing the protein MANNISTQTATLHTNHGDIVIELFGNHAPETVNNFVGLAKGEKDYSTKNASGASEGPFYDGAIFHRIIPGFMIQGGDPTGTGTGGPGYQFGDEFHPELSFDRPYLLAMANAGPGTNGSQFFITVDATPWLNNRHTIFGEVTDEASKKVVDEIAGVQTGRMDRPVEDVVINSISVS
- the crgA gene encoding cell division protein CrgA — its product is MPKAKVSKDSVSTPLTTSTGTTRTPVKINTGGTPVWYKVIMFGLMLFGLLWLVVNYLAGPNIPFMVELGPWNYAIGFGGFILGLLMTMGWR
- a CDS encoding glycerol-3-phosphate dehydrogenase/oxidase → MSNTPAFDPARTILSPAYREQLLSSLTKGQDQYDLIVIGAGITGAGVALDAASRGLKILVVEARDIAFGTSRWSSKLAHGGLRYLATGSAGVARRSAIERGKLMDTIAPHLVRALPQVVPLTEANKEAVLQRLGFAAGDALRVAAGTSSSVLPRSRVISAERVKELCPTVRKDVKWGFLNYDGQLIDDARLVTAVIRTAMGYGADVLLGARASVAPGRRDGAKVVTLDIDDRTIDVPTIDVAAAGVVNATGVWAGELENKVTIIPSRGTHLVIDAEKVGNPTGALTVAVPGSPTRFCFILPAQMGHCYLGITDDLATIEDEPSVPEEDITFILDVVNGGLETKLTRDDVIGAFAGLRPLVKFGDGESSAEEEIKTSDLSRDHLILTTDGVVTVTGGKLTEYRLMAEQTVDAMLNDESISTNLTSPASECQTKRIPLVGASYERSPHEAWASTGANAEELPESLVARYGAEARNVLAASIIPNGADRVADLDLTRAEISYAVTHEGARSVDDILDRRTRVGFVAADRAAAEPVAREVFDALP
- a CDS encoding penicillin-binding transpeptidase domain-containing protein → MNSSIRVGAIGSLLLTLILLLNFSWVQVFHEDEYAGHPENRRNNFEAKKVDRGSIFSGETILAESHPDENGNFHRSYPNMPVSFAPLTGYMSDIYGTAGLEAGFNTELSGESSLASSRFFRTSKETRVGNSVELTIDPQLQATAYDQLSNSGYNGAVVAIRPSSGEVLAMASNPSYDPNAISSADDEVAKKAWEATTNDPGKPLVNVAAQDQLPPGSIFKIITTAAALDNGYRAESPVTGAPSITLPGTNQQLTNYDGQGCGGQTTTLRNAFVNSCNTAFVEIEEKIGSEELEKAATKFGVGEKYDLGINSSAGSLGDLQDPARAAMSAIGQADVTMTALQAAVMAATVANEGTRMSPYIVKRVVTPDLKTLRQTRPNEAAKALKPEVAKAVTDLMYGSESQTWGYDGNGFASKTGTAEHGEGLPPHVWYVAFDPDKDVAVAVVVKNGGGLGLKATGGQVCSPIGRTILRAAPAAEKGGDGEHR
- the pknB gene encoding Stk1 family PASTA domain-containing Ser/Thr kinase; this encodes MTLVGDRYQLGDMIGTGGMSDVYVATDTLLGREVAVKMLKVDMARDENFRERFRKEAQNSARLNHPNIVAVYDTGATEVDGISVPYIVMEHIKGRNLRDIVREDGPLRPEEAAALMIPVTAALQASHDAGIIHRDVKPANIMVTNTGEVKVMDFGIARALDDSTAAMTQTSAVIGTAQYLSPEQARGKNADARSDIYALGCVMYEAVTGTPPFSGETPFAVAYQHVQEDAEPPSSHMGELNLTDTQAVNVDAVILTAMAKHPADRYQSADEMSEDLQRLERGAVTKAARNHVTESEPTTQVVTPAATVEGSSTRVVSAAEQPEESDQDDYDEYYDENGYYDEDGNYYEYSDEYDDEFGAYDPEYDEYEEAPLASGESRYSQHRLAQNRKNGSIWKWLLAVLAALAIVGGSLYAINEFGGKEEEVENNVVTVPNVIGKPREEAIRSIEALGLQVNISEKPSPDVPRGEVMAVNPNAGSQLKPGAQVTLTVSSGREITDVPDITGKTPQEAKDLLKKAGLTLNDDIERDSSDNVEEGKIISQTPVAGSQLSKGSKVSIKVSTGKEKIRIPSLSGMKVDQARATLSSLGLEATVTEIDSENPKGEVLAVADEGKEVTEGTKVNLQVSNGILMKMPNLVKMTKSRAEETLRSQGWSGRLREGERFSTLVPDDHERISGSRPGAGETIRKDQDITVDVWELGVRDLLP